A genomic stretch from Pontibacter liquoris includes:
- a CDS encoding glycosyltransferase family 4 protein gives MRILHLISEKTWRGGEQQAAYLIEELQRHGVENFVGCRKGSRFEAYAQRMQIPYVTLSFSKVFPFASATKLKNYVNSHHIQLMHLHTSHAHTLGVLAHVLGAKAELVLSRRVEFEIGRNPLSQFKYNYSGIRRILCVSDSVRQQMAASIKDSGKCVTVYSGINLEAFEQYTRQNATYLRRKYSIPTDHLLIGNVSALDKHKDYYTFLDTVKLLKESGVKARYFAIGSGPLEQEIKQYAAVLGLAADVIFTGFVSNVKEILPELDLFLFTTVKEGLGSSVLDAFACSVPVVATEAGGIPEMVKHGITGLLAPIRRPDLLAQQVLQVLQNSTLRNSLTENARQEVLKFSKEHTAQRTLAVYKEILEVSKI, from the coding sequence ATGCGCATCCTGCATCTGATATCGGAAAAGACGTGGCGGGGAGGCGAGCAACAAGCCGCTTACCTGATAGAAGAACTGCAGCGGCACGGCGTAGAGAACTTTGTTGGCTGCCGCAAAGGCTCCCGGTTTGAGGCGTATGCACAGCGCATGCAAATTCCGTACGTAACGCTCTCTTTTTCGAAGGTCTTCCCCTTTGCTTCGGCTACAAAGCTCAAAAACTACGTTAATTCCCACCACATCCAGCTGATGCACCTGCATACCAGCCATGCTCATACGTTGGGGGTGCTGGCGCATGTATTAGGCGCCAAAGCGGAACTGGTGTTAAGCCGGCGGGTAGAGTTTGAAATCGGCCGCAACCCACTCTCCCAATTCAAATACAATTACAGCGGAATCAGGCGTATTCTGTGCGTTTCAGACAGCGTGCGCCAACAGATGGCCGCTAGTATAAAAGACAGCGGAAAGTGTGTAACTGTTTACAGCGGCATTAACCTGGAGGCGTTCGAGCAATATACTCGCCAGAATGCCACTTACCTGCGGCGCAAGTACTCCATTCCCACCGATCACCTGCTGATTGGCAATGTTTCGGCTTTAGATAAGCACAAGGACTATTATACTTTCCTGGACACGGTTAAGCTTTTAAAGGAGAGCGGGGTAAAAGCCCGGTATTTTGCCATTGGCAGTGGCCCTTTGGAGCAGGAAATAAAGCAATATGCCGCAGTTCTGGGCTTAGCAGCAGATGTCATTTTCACGGGCTTTGTAAGCAATGTAAAAGAAATCCTGCCGGAGCTGGATCTCTTCCTCTTCACGACCGTGAAAGAAGGCCTGGGCTCCTCGGTACTCGATGCCTTTGCCTGTAGTGTGCCGGTGGTAGCTACCGAGGCGGGCGGTATTCCGGAAATGGTAAAGCACGGCATCACGGGCCTGCTGGCACCCATCCGCCGCCCGGACCTGCTGGCGCAACAGGTGCTGCAGGTGCTGCAAAACTCAACGCTGCGCAACAGCCTAACGGAGAATGCCCGCCAGGAAGTGCTTAAATTCTCGAAGGAGCATACTGCCCAGCGCACGCTAGCTGTTTACAAGGAAATTCTGGAGGTTAGCAAAATTTAG